In Chryseobacterium lactis, a single genomic region encodes these proteins:
- a CDS encoding low affinity iron permease family protein has translation MGYKNNSFFEKFSNWAVKFTGSPIAFIGAMFLVVAWALTGPVFHYSETWQLVINTGTTIITFLMVFLIQKAQNKDSKAIQIKLNELLAAHEKASNRIVDIEDLTEVELDQLHHYYEQLAQLAKKDLDIHTSHSIDAAQRNQDYKHEFFKKKHEDWLQRQEQKK, from the coding sequence ATGGGTTATAAAAATAATAGTTTTTTTGAAAAATTTTCAAACTGGGCAGTGAAATTTACAGGAAGTCCAATTGCATTTATCGGTGCTATGTTTCTTGTAGTAGCCTGGGCATTAACAGGACCTGTTTTTCATTACTCTGAAACCTGGCAGCTGGTTATTAATACCGGTACTACAATTATTACTTTTTTAATGGTATTCCTTATTCAAAAGGCTCAAAATAAAGATTCGAAAGCGATACAGATAAAATTGAATGAGCTTCTCGCTGCCCATGAAAAAGCAAGCAACAGAATTGTAGATATTGAAGATCTTACCGAAGTTGAGCTGGATCAGCTTCATCACTATTATGAGCAATTGGCTCAATTGGCCAAAAAGGATCTGGACATACATACTTCACATTCCATTGATGCCGCACAGAGAAATCAGGATTATAAGCACGAATTTTTCAAGAAGAAGCATGAAGACTGGCTACAACGTCAGGAGCAAAAAAAATAA
- a CDS encoding zinc-dependent metalloprotease gives MKRKLFCLSVLLTAAVANAQWTKAVPQQKILKKSDHSVYYRLDIDQIRTQLLRAPKMGEGSPITISIPNLEGKTERFTVSSFPVMDEALANKYQLGSYVGVGIDDPSKYIRFSVAPNDFQSMIIGSDGKYEFIEPATADKSYYSVHGKTSKNGHAFVCGTKESKESVDNLQKLMNSGATAKANNKTFHTVRLAMSVTGEYTAYFNGIAGALTQINATLSRVNGVFEQEFNVHVNAISAPNLIFTDANTDPYSTAEYMCKWNNELMNVLHGGAYGVTDNDFDIGHLFGATGGGGNAGCIGCIGSNDITTTSYTAAQSDCENAAGTYYAYISPNNYKGSGITSPGNAIPMGDSFDIDYVAHEMGHQFGDSHTYSFFENYLNKEMEPGSGSTIMGYAGITGPTTDLQDHSDIYFHSVSIDQVQGHLATVTADVETPITNGTPLIDAMNTTYTIPKSTAFVLTASATDPDGDALTYCWEQVNPSKLANGITKTNIGNGNSGGSFRSWAPTTSPTRYFPKLSTVLEGAVKKADDFEAASTVARTTNFRVTVRDNKPGGQAQSAYATQTIVVGSAAAFTVNTTSLTANANSTIAWTVSGTTAAPYNVANVKIDYTEDNGLSWSVLAPSVPNSGSVSILIPSSLAGKTIHLRVSAIGNVFYAVKQATVSGSLAVSETGNVKSVHIYPNPVDDILNVMNVSSNAAYEIFNAPGQLISKGTIGDGKINVSALVKGIYFININDRDINTKTKFVKK, from the coding sequence ATGAAAAGAAAATTATTTTGTTTGTCAGTGTTGCTTACCGCAGCAGTGGCTAATGCACAATGGACTAAAGCTGTACCACAGCAAAAGATTCTTAAAAAAAGTGACCATTCTGTCTATTACAGACTTGATATAGATCAGATCAGAACACAATTATTAAGGGCTCCTAAAATGGGAGAAGGCTCTCCGATTACGATAAGCATACCTAATCTGGAAGGCAAGACAGAGAGATTTACCGTAAGCAGTTTCCCCGTAATGGATGAAGCTTTGGCAAACAAATATCAGCTGGGATCTTATGTAGGGGTAGGTATCGATGATCCCTCCAAATACATCCGCTTTAGTGTTGCTCCTAACGACTTTCAATCTATGATTATCGGAAGTGACGGAAAATATGAATTCATAGAACCGGCAACTGCAGATAAATCGTATTATTCGGTACATGGGAAAACCAGTAAAAACGGACATGCCTTTGTATGTGGTACTAAAGAAAGCAAAGAGTCTGTAGATAACCTTCAAAAATTGATGAATTCCGGAGCTACAGCAAAAGCCAACAACAAAACCTTTCATACGGTGAGGCTGGCTATGTCTGTTACAGGAGAGTACACTGCTTATTTTAATGGTATTGCTGGTGCGCTTACACAGATTAATGCTACTTTATCAAGAGTGAACGGTGTGTTTGAACAGGAATTTAATGTACACGTTAATGCCATCAGCGCTCCCAACCTTATTTTTACAGATGCCAATACAGATCCTTACAGTACAGCTGAATATATGTGTAAATGGAATAATGAGCTGATGAACGTTTTGCATGGAGGAGCTTACGGCGTTACTGATAATGATTTTGATATAGGACATTTATTTGGTGCCACAGGTGGTGGTGGAAATGCCGGTTGTATCGGTTGTATCGGAAGTAATGATATCACAACAACATCATATACTGCAGCACAGAGTGATTGTGAGAATGCTGCAGGAACTTATTATGCATATATTTCCCCAAACAACTACAAAGGAAGCGGTATTACTTCTCCTGGTAATGCTATTCCAATGGGGGACAGTTTCGATATCGACTATGTAGCTCACGAAATGGGACATCAGTTTGGTGATTCACATACCTACAGTTTTTTCGAAAATTATCTTAATAAGGAAATGGAGCCGGGATCAGGTTCAACAATTATGGGATATGCCGGTATCACCGGACCAACCACAGATTTACAGGATCATTCAGATATTTATTTCCATAGTGTGAGTATTGATCAGGTTCAGGGTCATCTTGCCACTGTTACAGCGGATGTAGAAACGCCGATTACCAATGGTACTCCGTTGATAGATGCAATGAATACAACATATACGATTCCAAAATCGACTGCATTTGTATTAACGGCGTCGGCAACGGATCCTGACGGAGATGCCTTAACTTACTGCTGGGAACAGGTGAATCCAAGTAAATTAGCAAATGGTATAACAAAAACTAATATCGGAAACGGAAATTCAGGGGGAAGTTTCAGATCATGGGCTCCCACTACAAGTCCTACAAGATACTTCCCTAAGCTATCAACTGTACTGGAGGGAGCTGTAAAAAAAGCTGATGATTTCGAAGCTGCAAGTACAGTAGCAAGAACAACGAACTTCCGTGTGACAGTAAGAGATAATAAGCCGGGAGGACAAGCGCAGTCTGCTTATGCTACTCAGACTATTGTGGTAGGCTCTGCTGCTGCATTTACTGTAAATACAACGTCGCTTACCGCTAATGCCAATTCAACTATTGCATGGACAGTATCAGGAACAACAGCTGCTCCTTACAATGTAGCTAATGTTAAAATAGATTATACAGAAGATAACGGATTAAGTTGGAGTGTTTTAGCACCATCAGTTCCAAACAGTGGATCTGTAAGTATTCTTATTCCGTCATCTTTGGCCGGGAAGACTATTCACCTGAGAGTTTCAGCGATTGGAAATGTATTCTACGCAGTGAAACAGGCTACCGTATCAGGATCATTGGCTGTTTCGGAAACCGGAAATGTAAAATCCGTTCACATCTATCCAAATCCTGTTGATGATATTCTTAATGTAATGAATGTTTCTTCAAATGCAGCGTATGAAATATTTAATGCTCCGGGGCAATTGATTTCAAAAGGAACAATAGGTGATGGTAAAATTAATGTGAGTGCCTTGGTAAAAGGTATTTATTTCATTAATATTAATGACAGGGATATTAATACGAAAACCAAGTTTGTTAAAAAATAA
- a CDS encoding PepSY-associated TM helix domain-containing protein → MKLLFKSLYRKRRKNESVIRYVMWLMHLWLGLLSCLIVFIMCLTGCLYAFKNQITDFSNRDKVYINVISGKTKNADLIQAELFKQNKELTSLLIPDYKGRSYVIGYRENQLDKSAYYNQYTGEILGQPNVGSNHFFEVVLDLHRNLMMGNAGRQVVGAAVLMFCILLMSGLVLWLPKKLKFLKQGLTVMWKAKFQRVNHDLHNTLGFYTFLMLFFIAVTGLYITYPWVKNGLIVSLGGSSIDNISKEKDNEDDPFGGLLEDMLQKQDEKKNLKNSASASIDKIIQLADQQLPYPAVTSIELPNKENPRYVVIKTNTQNLLGMMLPDEVTFDKTGVFKTKELFSDKPLNKQFTALAKPLHTGEIMGLPSIILYFIVSLIGCSLPVTGFLIWWHRLKKMK, encoded by the coding sequence ATGAAATTATTATTCAAAAGCCTTTACAGAAAAAGAAGAAAAAATGAATCGGTCATCAGGTATGTGATGTGGCTGATGCATCTTTGGCTGGGACTTTTATCATGTTTAATTGTTTTTATCATGTGTCTTACCGGCTGTTTATATGCATTTAAAAACCAGATTACTGATTTTAGTAACAGAGATAAGGTGTATATCAATGTAATTTCCGGAAAGACTAAAAATGCTGACCTGATCCAGGCTGAACTATTCAAGCAAAATAAAGAACTTACCTCTTTATTGATTCCGGATTACAAAGGAAGAAGCTATGTAATTGGTTACCGGGAAAATCAACTGGACAAAAGTGCTTATTACAATCAATATACGGGCGAAATTTTGGGGCAGCCCAATGTTGGTTCCAATCATTTCTTTGAGGTAGTACTTGATTTGCATAGAAATCTGATGATGGGAAATGCCGGTCGTCAGGTTGTGGGGGCAGCAGTCCTGATGTTTTGTATTTTACTGATGTCAGGATTAGTGCTTTGGCTTCCTAAAAAACTGAAATTTCTGAAGCAAGGGCTAACTGTCATGTGGAAGGCCAAATTTCAAAGAGTAAACCATGATCTACACAATACGCTTGGGTTTTATACTTTTCTCATGCTTTTCTTTATAGCTGTTACAGGTTTGTATATTACTTATCCCTGGGTGAAAAATGGTCTTATTGTAAGTCTGGGAGGGTCTTCGATAGATAATATTTCAAAAGAAAAAGATAATGAAGATGATCCTTTTGGTGGTCTTTTGGAAGATATGCTTCAAAAGCAGGATGAAAAGAAAAATCTGAAGAACTCTGCCTCAGCTTCTATTGACAAAATCATACAGCTTGCAGATCAACAGTTGCCTTATCCTGCAGTAACCAGTATTGAATTACCGAATAAAGAGAACCCGAGATATGTCGTAATTAAAACCAATACTCAAAATCTTTTGGGAATGATGCTTCCTGATGAAGTTACCTTTGATAAAACAGGAGTTTTCAAAACCAAAGAATTATTTTCAGATAAACCACTTAACAAGCAATTCACGGCCTTGGCAAAGCCCTTACATACCGGAGAAATTATGGGATTGCCCAGTATAATTCTCTATTTTATCGTCTCACTTATCGGATGCTCTCTGCCGGTTACCGGATTTCTGATCTGGTGGCACAGGTTGAAGAAGATGAAGTAA